One segment of Formicincola oecophyllae DNA contains the following:
- a CDS encoding 6-pyruvoyl trahydropterin synthase family protein — protein MNAAPGAPSFGTTALNQGRSAPAAPQAELLFTRRFSMGHRLIAGTSDRCAIPHGHNEHVTVSLAAGLGHPSWDGAGGSGRLDGHANMLLPFAEAKGRWHRFIDERMDHSFQIGRDDPLLDWFRTHEPSRLGRLVVTPGDPTTELLAALLMAKMNAFLHAQGDVLRLTALEIRETPTNAVRLVGGDPSAYLPVCPAVEGEGPLPWWHRADDSTA, from the coding sequence ATGAACGCCGCACCAGGCGCCCCTTCTTTTGGCACCACTGCCCTGAACCAAGGCCGTAGCGCACCCGCTGCCCCCCAGGCTGAGTTACTGTTCACCAGGCGCTTTTCCATGGGGCACAGGCTCATCGCCGGCACCTCAGACCGGTGCGCCATCCCCCATGGCCATAATGAGCACGTCACCGTCAGCTTGGCAGCTGGGCTAGGCCACCCCAGCTGGGATGGGGCTGGGGGCAGTGGGCGGTTGGATGGGCACGCCAACATGCTTCTGCCTTTTGCGGAGGCCAAGGGGCGTTGGCACCGCTTCATTGATGAGCGCATGGACCATTCCTTCCAGATTGGGCGCGATGACCCCCTTCTGGATTGGTTCCGCACCCATGAGCCTTCCAGGCTGGGGCGCCTTGTCGTGACGCCAGGTGACCCTACAACGGAACTTCTGGCCGCCCTCCTCATGGCTAAGATGAACGCTTTCCTCCACGCGCAAGGCGACGTCCTGCGCCTGACAGCGCTTGAAATCCGCGAAACACCCACCAATGCAGTCCGCCTGGTGGGAGGTGACCCTTCAGCTTACTTGCCAGTATGTCCAGCGGTTGAGGGGGAAGGCCCCCTGCCATGGTGGCACCGCGCTGATGACAGCACCGCCTGA
- a CDS encoding L-serine ammonia-lyase — MISLFDLLKIGIGPSSSHTVGPMRAAQRFRNSVAELPCLPARIEVTLYGSLAWTAVGHGTTRAVVLGLAGLEPDTVTPEEVKFHEEEAFIHHRLPLNRASGAGAMLAFDPAQDIILDRDTVPPVHPNTLQFCAYDSAGQMLLKERYCSVGGGFITPETSAENASYDLPAMPYDFTSGSTLLARCRQTGLDIAGVVFANEASLRPAQDVIAQLDLIAQTMLAAIERGLTTTGTLPGALKLQRRAPALHEKLKARSGPHLEGAPSHGVMDWLNLYAMAVSEENASGGRIVTAPTNGAAGVIPAVLRYYRQFCPEWSEKGQRKFLLTAAAIGGLFKLNASISGAEVGCQGEVGVASSMAAAGLAAVLGATPEQVENAAEIAMEHHLGLTCDPVAGLVQIPCVERNAFGAVKAVNAASLAMLGNGAHHVSLDHVTKTMAETGRDMNDRYKETAQGGLAVNVPAC; from the coding sequence ATGATTAGCCTGTTCGACCTCCTGAAAATCGGCATTGGGCCTTCATCATCCCACACAGTGGGGCCCATGCGAGCCGCGCAGCGCTTCCGCAACAGCGTAGCTGAACTGCCCTGCTTGCCTGCACGTATTGAGGTTACCCTCTACGGCTCCCTGGCTTGGACGGCTGTGGGCCATGGCACCACCCGCGCCGTAGTGCTTGGTCTGGCCGGCCTGGAACCAGACACCGTTACCCCAGAGGAAGTGAAATTCCATGAGGAGGAAGCCTTCATCCACCACCGCCTGCCCCTCAACAGGGCATCAGGCGCTGGCGCGATGCTGGCCTTTGACCCAGCCCAAGACATTATCCTCGACCGTGACACGGTGCCGCCAGTGCACCCCAACACGTTGCAATTCTGCGCTTATGACAGTGCAGGGCAGATGTTGCTCAAGGAACGCTACTGCTCTGTGGGGGGCGGGTTCATCACCCCTGAAACCAGCGCAGAAAACGCCAGCTACGATTTGCCAGCGATGCCTTATGACTTCACCTCAGGCAGCACTCTCCTGGCGCGGTGCCGCCAAACGGGGCTAGACATCGCAGGGGTTGTGTTCGCCAATGAGGCCAGCCTGCGCCCTGCGCAAGACGTCATCGCGCAGCTGGACCTCATCGCCCAAACCATGCTGGCCGCCATTGAACGTGGCCTGACCACTACAGGCACACTTCCTGGCGCGCTCAAGCTGCAGCGCCGCGCCCCTGCCCTTCACGAGAAGCTCAAGGCGCGCTCTGGCCCGCACCTTGAAGGCGCCCCCTCCCATGGGGTGATGGACTGGCTCAACCTCTACGCCATGGCCGTGAGCGAGGAAAACGCCAGCGGTGGGCGCATCGTCACCGCTCCCACCAACGGGGCGGCTGGCGTCATCCCAGCTGTTCTGCGCTACTACCGCCAGTTTTGCCCTGAATGGAGCGAAAAGGGGCAGCGCAAATTCCTGCTGACGGCAGCGGCCATTGGCGGGCTGTTCAAGCTCAATGCCTCCATCTCCGGCGCTGAGGTGGGCTGCCAGGGGGAAGTTGGTGTGGCCTCCTCCATGGCGGCGGCCGGGTTAGCGGCAGTGCTGGGCGCCACGCCTGAACAGGTGGAAAACGCTGCTGAGATCGCCATGGAGCACCATCTGGGCTTGACCTGCGACCCTGTGGCGGGCCTGGTGCAGATCCCCTGCGTGGAACGCAACGCCTTTGGCGCTGTAAAGGCCGTTAATGCGGCCTCGCTGGCCATGCTAGGCAATGGGGCGCACCATGTCTCCCTGGACCACGTCACCAAAACCATGGCCGAAACGGGGCGCGACATGAACGACCGCTACAAAGAGACCGCCCAAGGCGGCCTGGCCGTCAATGTCCCCGCCTGTTGA
- the cas3 gene encoding CRISPR-associated helicase Cas3': protein MGDGRDVFLPLHRHMLDVAAVFLELMQLPTQRCLLEGAAGTPLTDGQISRLAFLVALHDIGKVNSGFQFKIFPPAPAMPAPTGHVRQGWEMLSGAPETGFYLEHPCLTKILYDWCDKTTFEDEGPDSIDSLLLAVINHHGYCNVGERGSVRSNHQDHHPYSSYSPGEAFNQLFDQLHQAFPEAFEPTCPPLPYSTELQHHLNGLTSLADQVGSREADFPVKRTNLEPVAALADSRKRARQALVKLGLDVSPWRLPPSAPMEEAALFGWPGHAAASDMQQLTAQVTERVAVLESETGSGKTEAALMLFMRLFAEGKVDGLYFAIPTRAAASSLHRRVQEACKRLFRKDTILAVPGYVRFGQHEVSEHLPGFEVRWDDDPPNHEERWAAENARHFLAYPLAVGTIDQAMMGAMHVKWSHMRASALARSLLVVDEVHASDVYMTEIGRRLVQAHVKRGGHALLMSATLGAAARAEWLGTSPATTAQEREGVPYPCLTTLDSQGHERHVAFKASERQPPKQVTLQLSDIIKQPDAVAAMALEGARQGLRVLIIRNTVSAAQATFEALEAQDPKNTVPTLEVNGVHTLHHSRFSPEDRKSLDGAVEGLLGKHVPQLSQGCIVMGTQTLEQSLDIDADLLITDLCPVDVLLQRLGRLHRHQRRRPEAAQQARCLVLSPGEIIPKDTTMLAYGLGLTESGGVYRDLRMLEATRRLIQEKPLWTIPQDNRMLVERGTDPETLQALQKALAQAQGPDWNDRSHLLEGKQMAEGLAGQSACVERAKPYGQTAGPLMDGHFRTRLGLNSLTVTFSRPVPGPLGNAVHSLTIPQHMARKIFSNQEDDEGAWPDQNVDAEEVSTGTGQEKQLHFNLHGWHIIYDRTGVHMTSHQEA from the coding sequence ATGGGGGATGGCAGAGACGTATTCCTGCCCCTTCACCGCCACATGCTTGATGTGGCTGCGGTTTTCCTGGAACTCATGCAGTTGCCGACGCAACGCTGCCTGCTGGAGGGGGCGGCCGGAACCCCCTTGACTGACGGCCAGATAAGCCGTCTGGCTTTCCTGGTGGCCCTCCATGACATCGGCAAAGTCAACAGTGGCTTCCAGTTCAAGATTTTCCCTCCTGCCCCAGCTATGCCAGCCCCTACAGGCCATGTACGACAAGGTTGGGAAATGCTCTCAGGCGCCCCAGAAACTGGGTTTTATCTAGAACATCCCTGTCTAACCAAGATTCTGTATGATTGGTGTGACAAAACAACCTTTGAAGATGAAGGTCCTGATTCTATAGACAGTCTTCTGCTAGCCGTCATTAACCACCATGGTTACTGCAATGTAGGTGAACGTGGCAGCGTGCGCTCTAACCACCAAGACCACCATCCCTACAGCAGCTACAGCCCAGGCGAAGCCTTTAACCAGCTCTTTGACCAGCTTCATCAGGCTTTCCCGGAAGCGTTTGAGCCAACCTGCCCTCCCCTGCCTTACAGCACGGAACTGCAGCACCATCTGAATGGCCTCACCAGCTTGGCAGACCAGGTTGGTTCACGCGAAGCTGACTTCCCCGTCAAAAGGACAAACCTTGAACCAGTGGCTGCCCTGGCGGACAGCCGCAAGCGCGCCCGCCAGGCTTTGGTGAAGTTGGGGCTGGATGTTAGCCCCTGGCGCCTTCCCCCTTCCGCTCCTATGGAAGAGGCCGCGCTTTTTGGCTGGCCCGGCCATGCCGCGGCTTCCGACATGCAGCAGCTGACCGCCCAGGTGACTGAGCGCGTGGCCGTGCTTGAATCAGAGACCGGTTCAGGCAAAACCGAAGCGGCCCTGATGCTTTTCATGAGGCTTTTTGCGGAGGGGAAAGTGGATGGCCTTTATTTCGCCATCCCCACGCGCGCCGCTGCCTCCAGCCTGCACAGAAGGGTGCAGGAAGCTTGCAAGAGACTTTTTCGCAAGGACACCATCCTGGCCGTCCCTGGCTATGTGCGCTTTGGGCAGCATGAGGTCAGCGAACACCTGCCAGGGTTCGAGGTACGGTGGGATGATGACCCACCCAACCATGAAGAGCGCTGGGCGGCGGAAAACGCACGCCATTTCCTGGCCTATCCTTTGGCTGTCGGTACCATCGACCAGGCCATGATGGGCGCCATGCACGTGAAATGGTCGCATATGCGTGCCAGCGCCTTGGCGCGTTCCTTGCTGGTGGTGGATGAAGTCCATGCCTCAGACGTCTACATGACTGAAATTGGGCGGCGCTTAGTGCAGGCCCATGTCAAGCGCGGCGGCCATGCCCTGCTGATGTCCGCCACGCTTGGCGCTGCCGCCCGTGCTGAATGGCTGGGCACCAGCCCAGCCACCACGGCGCAGGAGCGTGAAGGCGTGCCCTACCCTTGCCTGACCACCCTGGACAGCCAAGGCCACGAGCGCCACGTGGCTTTCAAGGCTTCAGAACGCCAACCACCCAAGCAGGTCACGCTCCAGCTCAGCGACATCATCAAGCAACCTGACGCTGTGGCCGCCATGGCGCTGGAGGGCGCGCGCCAAGGGTTGCGGGTCCTCATCATCCGCAACACGGTCTCAGCGGCCCAAGCCACTTTTGAGGCTTTGGAGGCACAAGACCCTAAAAATACTGTGCCTACACTGGAGGTGAACGGCGTCCACACCCTCCATCACAGCCGCTTCAGCCCAGAGGACCGCAAAAGCCTTGATGGCGCGGTGGAGGGCCTTTTGGGCAAGCACGTGCCACAGCTCAGCCAAGGCTGCATCGTCATGGGCACCCAAACGCTGGAGCAGAGTCTGGATATTGACGCAGACCTGCTCATAACCGACCTATGCCCTGTGGATGTCCTTCTGCAGCGCCTGGGGCGCCTGCACCGCCACCAGCGCAGGCGCCCCGAAGCGGCCCAACAGGCACGCTGCCTTGTACTTTCACCAGGAGAAATTATCCCTAAAGACACCACCATGCTTGCCTATGGCCTGGGCCTGACGGAGTCAGGTGGCGTCTACCGTGATCTGCGCATGCTTGAGGCCACCAGGAGGCTGATTCAGGAAAAACCCCTCTGGACCATCCCCCAGGACAACAGGATGCTGGTGGAACGCGGTACAGACCCGGAAACTTTGCAGGCCCTTCAAAAAGCCTTGGCCCAGGCACAAGGCCCAGACTGGAATGACCGCTCCCATTTGCTTGAAGGCAAGCAAATGGCTGAAGGCCTGGCAGGACAGTCTGCCTGCGTGGAGCGTGCCAAGCCTTATGGCCAGACTGCCGGCCCCCTCATGGATGGCCATTTCCGCACCCGCCTGGGATTGAACAGCCTGACTGTCACCTTTTCCCGACCAGTGCCGGGACCTTTGGGCAATGCCGTCCACAGCCTGACCATCCCCCAGCACATGGCCAGGAAGATTTTCTCCAACCAAGAAGATGATGAAGGCGCTTGGCCAGACCAGAACGTGGATGCTGAGGAGGTCTCAACAGGCACTGGACAGGAGAAGCAACTGCACTTTAACTTGCACGGTTGGCACATCATTTATGACCGCACTGGGGTGCACATGACCAGCCACCAGGAGGCTTGA
- the cas7e gene encoding type I-E CRISPR-associated protein Cas7/Cse4/CasC, with the protein MNAIPRFLQIHTLHNYTGALLNRDDSGWAKRLPYGDAVRTRISSQCLKRHWRMHEGLLSLRSIDALPHSLRSREFVKQRMRAPLNNEFKGEREQAILNAVEDAFQKAIYGEKGTTKTSRQPLLLGVPEVEYLTDNFAKIARAALAEGEDAKGASKRAEAWCKDIKKNLATLRENTTAPAGLAGALFGRMVTSDPAANIDAPIYVAHAFTTHAAQDECDYFTVVDDLMADDDTGAGHINETELTSGLFYGYVVVDVRGLIANLTGKKPTEQAELAPEDRELAGEVVRRLIHSIAEVSPGAKLGSTAPFGYASTVMVEAGDRQPRSLAGAFRRATQPDFKAAEKALAAELQKFDENYATGEKRRFMNLNKETQFNNAERASMPAVADWAKSLVVGHG; encoded by the coding sequence ATGAACGCTATTCCTCGCTTCCTGCAGATTCACACCCTTCACAATTATACAGGGGCCTTGCTTAACCGTGATGACAGCGGCTGGGCCAAACGCTTGCCTTATGGTGACGCCGTCCGCACACGCATCTCATCACAGTGCCTCAAGCGCCACTGGCGCATGCATGAAGGCCTGCTGAGCCTGCGTTCCATTGACGCCCTGCCCCATTCCCTGCGTTCCCGAGAATTTGTGAAGCAGCGAATGCGTGCCCCTCTGAATAATGAGTTTAAAGGGGAGCGTGAGCAGGCGATCCTCAATGCTGTGGAGGACGCTTTCCAAAAGGCCATTTATGGTGAAAAAGGCACCACCAAAACCAGCCGCCAACCCCTTCTTCTAGGCGTGCCTGAGGTGGAATATTTGACCGACAACTTCGCCAAAATCGCCCGCGCCGCCTTGGCGGAAGGGGAAGACGCCAAGGGCGCCAGCAAACGCGCTGAAGCCTGGTGCAAGGATATCAAGAAAAACCTTGCCACCCTGCGTGAAAACACCACTGCCCCAGCTGGTCTGGCTGGTGCGCTTTTTGGCCGCATGGTCACGTCAGATCCTGCAGCCAACATCGATGCCCCCATTTACGTGGCCCATGCCTTCACCACCCACGCTGCCCAGGATGAATGCGATTATTTCACAGTGGTCGATGACTTAATGGCGGATGATGACACTGGCGCAGGTCACATTAATGAAACAGAGCTCACCAGTGGGCTTTTCTATGGCTATGTGGTGGTGGACGTCCGGGGCCTCATCGCCAACCTGACGGGCAAAAAACCTACAGAGCAGGCTGAGCTGGCGCCTGAAGACCGCGAATTGGCCGGGGAGGTCGTGCGCCGCCTCATTCACAGCATCGCTGAGGTCAGCCCAGGCGCCAAACTCGGCTCCACAGCGCCATTTGGCTATGCCAGCACTGTTATGGTGGAAGCAGGCGACCGCCAGCCCCGCAGCCTGGCTGGCGCCTTCCGCCGCGCCACCCAGCCAGATTTCAAGGCCGCCGAAAAGGCTTTGGCTGCTGAACTTCAGAAGTTCGATGAAAACTACGCCACTGGCGAAAAACGCCGCTTCATGAACCTGAACAAGGAAACACAGTTCAACAACGCTGAACGCGCTTCCATGCCAGCTGTGGCGGACTGGGCCAAATCCTTGGTGGTGGGTCACGGCTGA
- the cas5e gene encoding type I-E CRISPR-associated protein Cas5/CasD, with translation MRFLALHFQAPLASFGDVMVDNYGNTALFPALSMVTGLLANALGYDRTEKTRLDALQKSLLLGSFHWGPAPERLPDFQTLRLNEPGEHWLNQGWTSFGAPEGRDGEKKPATHIRYRHYLADVDMNVLVASQPTGHGAPTLGDFEQALLKPARPLSLGRKPCLPSAPLLAVTPQNRYVEGTSMREALLTLATRRARTMDPPPSTITLQRPANESDEALRTKSITDERNWIGGFHGGERQVVVEANVQLPPLESP, from the coding sequence ATGCGCTTTCTCGCCCTGCATTTCCAAGCGCCCTTGGCCAGCTTTGGTGATGTCATGGTGGACAACTATGGCAACACAGCGCTTTTCCCTGCCCTGTCCATGGTCACGGGGCTGCTGGCCAATGCATTGGGTTATGACCGCACGGAGAAAACACGTCTGGACGCCCTTCAAAAAAGCCTTCTCCTTGGTTCCTTCCACTGGGGCCCAGCACCCGAACGCTTGCCAGACTTCCAAACCCTTCGCCTTAATGAGCCTGGCGAACACTGGCTTAACCAAGGCTGGACAAGCTTTGGCGCACCTGAGGGGCGCGATGGCGAAAAAAAGCCAGCTACCCATATCCGCTACCGTCACTACCTGGCTGACGTGGACATGAACGTGCTTGTGGCTTCCCAACCAACAGGCCACGGCGCGCCCACGCTGGGTGATTTCGAACAGGCTTTGCTCAAGCCGGCCCGCCCCCTCTCACTGGGCCGCAAGCCTTGCCTGCCTTCAGCCCCCCTTTTGGCAGTCACGCCGCAGAACCGCTACGTGGAGGGGACTTCAATGCGTGAAGCCCTCCTCACCCTGGCCACACGCCGCGCCAGAACCATGGACCCCCCACCTTCCACCATCACTCTGCAGCGTCCCGCCAATGAATCAGACGAAGCATTGCGAACCAAGTCCATCACAGATGAACGCAACTGGATTGGTGGCTTCCATGGCGGTGAACGGCAAGTGGTGGTTGAAGCCAACGTTCAGTTGCCCCCTTTGGAAAGCCCGTGA
- a CDS encoding type I-E CRISPR-associated protein Cas6/Cse3/CasE, translating to MTSPLHLIHIPINAQDLIMWGLRQTARGESSDLDYGMMLHKLLSASFGKGAIQPFRLFTPKVGQWGLYGYSAENADALRASAALHMTPDMDHALPLNKMRSKTMPAIKAGTRLGYDILTRPTRRLTSDGKTKEQDAFVMACHTAAAQPEASPPERAQIYEDWLRERLSSSGKPIATLDSFRLAHFATSRANRNHKTITGPEATFQGTLTVQDADAFANLLRHGLGRHKAYGYGMVLLRPADRGTP from the coding sequence ATGACTAGCCCCCTTCACCTCATTCATATCCCCATCAACGCCCAGGACTTGATTATGTGGGGCTTGCGACAGACAGCAAGGGGGGAGTCTTCTGACCTCGATTATGGCATGATGCTTCACAAGCTTCTCTCGGCCAGTTTCGGCAAAGGCGCCATCCAGCCATTCAGGCTCTTCACCCCCAAGGTCGGCCAATGGGGGCTTTATGGTTACAGCGCTGAAAACGCTGATGCCCTACGCGCCTCAGCTGCCCTGCATATGACGCCTGACATGGACCACGCCCTGCCCCTCAATAAGATGCGTTCCAAAACCATGCCCGCCATCAAGGCCGGCACGCGTTTGGGTTATGACATCCTGACCCGCCCCACGCGCCGCCTGACCAGTGACGGCAAAACTAAGGAGCAGGACGCCTTCGTCATGGCCTGCCACACAGCAGCAGCACAGCCAGAAGCGTCCCCCCCAGAACGGGCCCAAATTTATGAGGACTGGCTGCGTGAGCGCCTCTCCTCCTCAGGCAAGCCCATCGCCACGCTGGACAGTTTCCGCCTGGCCCACTTCGCCACCAGCAGGGCCAACCGCAATCACAAGACCATCACAGGGCCTGAAGCCACCTTCCAGGGAACATTGACCGTGCAGGATGCCGACGCTTTCGCCAATCTCCTGCGCCATGGGTTGGGACGACATAAGGCCTATGGCTATGGCATGGTCTTGTTGCGCCCGGCAGACCGCGGCACACCCTGA
- the cas1e gene encoding type I-E CRISPR-associated endonuclease Cas1e, with product MLKGRLGLATSRVPHNERAGLLYLERGTLSARDGTLAFLQGQGLEGPMPPGEYDVPIQGISIILLGPGSSVTHDALRLLARANTALAAVGMDGVRCYTAPPLMSDQSALARAQTTAWADLKQRNAVARQMYAWRMGKKLPYRDIAALRGIEGAHVRESYKIIADRIGIKWKGRRYDRANPEGADMPNQAINHAASAVEAAALIAVYATATIPQLGFIHEDSGHSFALDIADLFRAEITVPCAFRAAKEAMKGQGTVERLARRETGRALSAHKVIPDMIKRIKALFDKETASDMQQIGKPPCP from the coding sequence ATGCTCAAAGGTCGCTTGGGGCTTGCCACATCCCGCGTTCCCCACAATGAACGCGCAGGCCTGCTTTACCTGGAACGCGGCACCTTAAGCGCCCGTGACGGCACCTTGGCCTTTCTGCAAGGCCAGGGCTTGGAAGGGCCCATGCCACCTGGTGAGTATGACGTTCCCATACAAGGCATCTCCATCATATTGCTGGGCCCTGGCAGTTCAGTAACGCACGATGCGCTGCGCCTTCTGGCCCGTGCCAACACGGCCTTGGCCGCTGTTGGCATGGACGGCGTGCGCTGCTACACCGCCCCCCCTTTGATGAGCGACCAATCCGCTCTTGCCCGCGCCCAAACCACCGCCTGGGCAGACCTTAAACAGCGCAACGCGGTGGCACGCCAAATGTATGCGTGGCGCATGGGCAAAAAACTGCCTTACCGGGATATTGCGGCCCTGCGCGGCATTGAAGGCGCCCATGTGCGCGAAAGCTACAAAATCATTGCGGACCGCATTGGCATCAAATGGAAAGGGCGCCGTTACGACCGCGCCAACCCAGAAGGCGCTGACATGCCCAACCAGGCCATTAACCATGCCGCCAGCGCTGTGGAGGCAGCCGCCCTCATAGCCGTCTACGCCACAGCCACCATTCCACAGCTAGGCTTCATCCATGAGGATTCCGGGCATTCCTTCGCTTTGGACATAGCTGACCTTTTCCGTGCGGAAATCACCGTCCCCTGCGCTTTCCGCGCTGCCAAAGAGGCCATGAAAGGCCAGGGCACCGTGGAACGACTGGCACGGCGGGAAACAGGGCGCGCCTTGAGCGCGCACAAGGTCATCCCAGACATGATCAAGCGCATCAAAGCGCTGTTCGACAAGGAAACAGCCTCTGACATGCAGCAAATAGGCAAACCGCCATGCCCATGA
- the cas2e gene encoding type I-E CRISPR-associated endoribonuclease Cas2e — protein sequence MPMTIVVTSNVESRYRGFLTSIMLEVAAGVYVSPRMSVAVRERTWKVLTEWWWALGNGSLTMVWPDKNLSGGVGMALLGEAPKDIIDADGVLLVRRIMQETATPIAGGPPSPSQEEAVQQTLDNEEQIL from the coding sequence ATGCCCATGACCATTGTCGTGACCAGCAATGTGGAGAGCCGTTACCGTGGGTTTCTCACCTCCATTATGTTGGAGGTCGCCGCTGGCGTTTACGTGTCCCCACGCATGTCTGTGGCTGTGCGTGAACGCACTTGGAAGGTTCTGACTGAATGGTGGTGGGCCTTGGGCAATGGCAGCCTGACCATGGTGTGGCCTGATAAAAATTTGTCAGGTGGGGTGGGCATGGCCCTTTTGGGGGAAGCGCCAAAAGACATCATTGACGCTGATGGCGTTCTCCTGGTGCGCCGCATAATGCAGGAAACCGCCACTCCGATAGCTGGTGGGCCACCTTCTCCCTCTCAGGAAGAGGCTGTTCAACAAACCCTTGATAATGAAGAACAGATCCTATAA
- a CDS encoding isocitrate/isopropylmalate dehydrogenase family protein: MTPTAAPHNSNVTGKIPATLIPGDGIGPEITAATTHVLDKLGAPFAWDVQQAGMAGLKAEGAPVPDSTMASIKRTGLALKGPLTTPSGGGFRSVNVTLRQAFDLYANVRPARTLVPGRYEEVDIVLIRENVEGFYAAREYFLPQGGGDGAHGAAEAEGMAVTAGYVTRAECRRIVRHAFEYALAHGRKKVTLVHKANILKLMGKVFLEEGHKVAADYAGRVACDERIVDACAMQLCLDPSQFDVIVTTNLFGDILSDQISGLIGGLGMAPGANIGEKQAIFEAVHGSAPDLAGRGVANPVALMLAAGLMLDHVGEHARANSLRQALDSTLKAGVKTPDLGGTATTEAFAKAVAERL, encoded by the coding sequence ATGACGCCCACTGCCGCCCCGCATAATTCGAACGTCACCGGGAAAATTCCCGCCACCCTCATCCCTGGTGACGGCATCGGCCCTGAAATCACCGCTGCCACCACACATGTGCTGGACAAGCTGGGCGCCCCCTTCGCCTGGGATGTTCAGCAGGCCGGCATGGCAGGCTTGAAAGCTGAGGGCGCACCTGTCCCTGACAGCACGATGGCCAGCATCAAGCGCACGGGCCTTGCCCTCAAAGGCCCCCTGACAACACCAAGCGGCGGGGGCTTTCGTTCAGTCAACGTCACGCTACGCCAGGCCTTCGACCTTTACGCCAATGTGCGCCCAGCCCGCACCCTAGTGCCGGGGCGTTATGAGGAGGTGGACATTGTCCTCATTCGCGAGAATGTGGAGGGGTTTTACGCAGCCCGTGAATATTTCCTGCCACAGGGCGGCGGTGATGGCGCCCATGGCGCGGCGGAGGCCGAAGGCATGGCCGTGACGGCCGGCTACGTCACGCGCGCTGAATGCCGCCGTATTGTGCGCCACGCTTTTGAATACGCCCTGGCCCATGGTCGCAAAAAGGTAACGCTGGTTCACAAGGCCAACATCCTCAAACTCATGGGGAAGGTGTTCTTGGAGGAAGGCCACAAAGTGGCTGCTGATTACGCCGGGCGCGTGGCCTGTGATGAACGCATTGTGGATGCCTGCGCCATGCAGCTTTGCCTCGATCCCAGTCAGTTTGACGTTATCGTGACCACTAACCTGTTTGGCGACATCCTCTCAGATCAGATTTCTGGCCTCATTGGTGGTCTGGGCATGGCACCAGGAGCCAATATCGGTGAAAAACAGGCCATTTTTGAAGCAGTTCACGGCTCCGCGCCAGACCTGGCCGGGCGCGGCGTGGCCAACCCCGTGGCGCTGATGCTGGCTGCCGGGCTGATGCTTGACCATGTTGGCGAGCACGCACGCGCCAACAGCCTGCGCCAGGCCCTGGACAGCACTTTGAAAGCGGGCGTGAAAACGCCAGACCTTGGCGGCACCGCCACCACGGAGGCCTTCGCCAAGGCCGTTGCAGAACGCCTCTGA